The following are from one region of the Sulfurimicrobium lacus genome:
- a CDS encoding tetratricopeptide repeat protein yields MDSSVIIFTIAVVVVLVLVVLSVSGALPFGRRGQGDEISAALRQLLLDRAAGMVTGEEFERRQAALHASLMGAPQASAPALRRHLRWAVPAVIAIVAVPPVVIYTFFVKPKEVQNAPAPVAAMGMSAPGQKAQPQPQANKGGDLNTAAKHLADKMAKDPSNGEGWLLLARTYGELRQHKEAANAYAKAAALLPPDASLLADWADAYVMTHDRKWNDEARDIVKRALAADPKHLKALSLAGGEAFDRGDYKTAIDYWKRVKAVAPADSMDIKLADSNIAEATARTGGK; encoded by the coding sequence GTGGATTCAAGCGTAATCATTTTTACCATTGCTGTCGTTGTTGTCCTCGTTCTCGTGGTGCTGAGTGTCAGCGGCGCACTGCCTTTCGGGCGCCGGGGCCAGGGAGACGAAATCAGCGCTGCGCTGCGGCAGTTGCTGCTTGATCGCGCCGCAGGCATGGTTACCGGAGAGGAATTCGAACGCCGTCAGGCCGCGCTGCACGCGTCGCTTATGGGCGCGCCGCAGGCGAGCGCCCCTGCGCTGCGCCGCCACCTGCGCTGGGCCGTGCCGGCTGTCATCGCCATCGTCGCCGTGCCACCCGTTGTGATCTACACCTTCTTCGTCAAGCCCAAAGAGGTGCAAAACGCCCCGGCTCCGGTTGCTGCCATGGGGATGAGCGCACCGGGACAGAAAGCGCAGCCTCAGCCTCAGGCCAACAAAGGGGGCGACCTCAATACGGCAGCCAAACACCTGGCAGACAAGATGGCCAAGGACCCCAGTAACGGCGAGGGCTGGCTTCTGCTGGCGCGCACTTACGGCGAACTGCGCCAGCACAAGGAGGCCGCGAACGCCTATGCCAAGGCGGCCGCGTTGCTGCCCCCGGATGCATCCCTGCTGGCGGACTGGGCCGATGCCTACGTCATGACTCATGATCGCAAATGGAATGACGAAGCGCGCGATATCGTGAAAAGAGCTCTCGCAGCCGATCCCAAACACCTGAAAGCGCTCTCGCTCGCGGGTGGGGAAGCCTTCGACCGGGGCGATTACAAAACCGCCATCGACTACTGGAAACGTGTCAAAGCAGTCGCTCCAGCCGATTCGATGGACATCAAGCTGGCTGATTCCAATATCGCGGAAGCCACTGCGCGGACGGGCGGAAAGTAG
- a CDS encoding NAD(P)-binding domain-containing protein — MSDLTFYLVPALFALVAVSLHVRSHKKTSCRHAEALKEAVESGLTEPPSLHPVVDASVCVGSGACVRACPESAMGVISGKGLLVNPTHCIGHGACAPACPVGAIKLVFGTAKRGMDIPNVTPEFETNVPGLFIAGELGGMGLIRNAVKQGTQAIGTIAKRPRGKADFDVVIVGAGPAGISASLAAKQSNLRYVTIEQEDSLGGTTYHYPRNKLVMTAPMNLPLIGEIKVREISKESLMEIWRGVLDKAKLDIRFSERMEDIIQEDGVFVVKTSKGSYRAANVLFAIGRRGTPRKLGAKGEEHPKVVYRLIEAEQYRDCHVLVVGGGDSALEAALAISEQPGTTITLSYRSNAFSRVKPKNRERIDEAVASQRVRLALETTVREITPDLVMLKKGDEIVELPNQAIIVCAGGELPTPMLKKIGIQVEARYGT, encoded by the coding sequence ATGTCCGATCTCACCTTCTACCTTGTTCCAGCCCTGTTCGCCCTGGTTGCCGTCTCGCTGCATGTTCGTTCCCATAAAAAGACATCCTGCCGCCACGCGGAAGCACTGAAGGAAGCAGTGGAATCCGGCCTGACCGAACCACCGTCGCTGCACCCGGTCGTCGATGCCTCCGTCTGCGTGGGTTCGGGCGCCTGCGTCAGGGCCTGCCCGGAAAGCGCGATGGGCGTCATCAGCGGCAAGGGCCTGCTGGTCAACCCTACCCACTGCATCGGACACGGCGCCTGTGCGCCGGCTTGCCCGGTCGGCGCGATCAAGCTGGTGTTCGGCACCGCCAAGCGCGGCATGGACATCCCCAATGTCACACCGGAGTTCGAGACCAACGTGCCCGGTCTGTTCATTGCCGGCGAACTGGGCGGCATGGGGCTGATCCGCAATGCCGTGAAGCAGGGCACCCAGGCCATCGGCACCATCGCCAAGCGCCCCAGAGGCAAGGCCGATTTCGACGTCGTTATCGTCGGCGCGGGGCCGGCCGGGATTTCCGCCTCGCTCGCCGCCAAGCAGAGCAATTTGCGCTACGTCACCATCGAGCAGGAAGACTCGCTCGGCGGCACCACGTATCACTATCCCCGCAACAAGCTGGTGATGACCGCGCCGATGAATCTGCCGCTGATCGGCGAGATCAAAGTTCGCGAAATCAGCAAGGAATCGCTGATGGAAATCTGGCGTGGTGTGCTGGACAAGGCCAAGCTGGACATCCGTTTCAGCGAGCGAATGGAAGACATCATCCAGGAAGACGGCGTATTCGTGGTCAAAACCAGCAAAGGCAGCTATCGTGCCGCCAACGTGCTGTTCGCCATCGGTCGCCGGGGCACGCCGCGCAAGCTGGGAGCAAAGGGCGAAGAGCACCCCAAGGTCGTTTATCGCCTGATCGAAGCCGAGCAGTACCGCGACTGCCACGTGCTGGTGGTGGGCGGCGGGGACAGTGCGCTCGAAGCCGCGCTGGCCATCAGCGAGCAGCCGGGCACCACGATCACCCTGTCCTACCGCAGCAACGCCTTCAGCCGCGTCAAGCCGAAAAACCGCGAGCGCATCGACGAGGCGGTCGCCAGCCAGCGCGTCCGCCTGGCCCTTGAAACCACCGTCAGGGAAATCACGCCCGACCTGGTCATGCTGAAAAAAGGGGATGAGATCGTTGAGCTGCCCAACCAGGCAATCATCGTCTGCGCAGGCGGCGAGCTGCCAACCCCCATGCTCAAGAAGATCGGCATCCAGGTCGAGGCGCGCTACGGAACCTGA
- a CDS encoding 6-phosphofructokinase, which translates to MTKYVGILTSGGDSPGLNAAIRGVGKAALNHYGMYIIGFRDGFRGLMENRTMRLDGGELSDILTRGGTILGTSRDKPHRMPVGGKVLDMTDVIVGNYRDNHLDALVCLGGGGTQKNALRLKEKGLNVITLPKTIDNDVAMTDITFGFDTALGIATEAIDRLHSTAHSHHRIIVVEIMGHRAGWLALGAGVAGGADVILIPEIPYDVESVAEAIRERSRGGKPFSIVAVAEGAISMQDFLARSAAEEKKGKSKGGKKSAGDAAQNTEMQYADHTLRLAKKLEQLTGLEARITILGHLQRGGIPSAADRLLATRLGTACADFISKGTYGVMVAARGDGIKAVKLEEVAGKVKTVPPDHPWVESARRVGTNMGD; encoded by the coding sequence ATGACAAAATACGTCGGCATCCTCACTTCCGGTGGCGACAGCCCCGGCTTGAATGCCGCTATACGCGGCGTGGGCAAGGCGGCGCTTAACCATTACGGCATGTATATCATCGGCTTCCGCGACGGTTTCCGTGGCCTGATGGAGAACCGCACCATGCGGCTTGATGGCGGTGAACTGTCGGACATTCTCACCCGTGGCGGCACCATTCTCGGCACCAGCCGCGACAAGCCGCACCGCATGCCGGTGGGTGGCAAGGTGCTGGACATGACGGACGTGATCGTGGGCAATTACCGCGACAACCATCTCGACGCCCTGGTTTGTCTCGGGGGCGGCGGCACGCAGAAGAATGCTCTGCGCCTCAAGGAAAAAGGGCTCAACGTCATCACCCTGCCCAAGACCATCGACAACGACGTCGCCATGACGGACATCACTTTCGGTTTCGATACCGCACTGGGAATCGCCACCGAAGCGATCGACCGACTGCATAGCACGGCTCATAGCCACCACCGCATCATCGTGGTGGAAATCATGGGGCATCGTGCCGGCTGGCTGGCGCTGGGGGCCGGCGTGGCCGGCGGCGCCGACGTCATCCTGATACCGGAAATACCCTACGACGTGGAAAGCGTGGCCGAAGCGATCCGCGAACGCAGCCGCGGCGGCAAGCCGTTCAGCATCGTCGCCGTGGCGGAAGGGGCGATCTCCATGCAGGATTTCCTGGCCCGGTCCGCTGCAGAGGAGAAAAAAGGCAAGTCCAAGGGCGGCAAGAAGAGTGCTGGTGATGCTGCACAGAATACGGAGATGCAGTACGCCGACCATACCCTGCGACTGGCCAAAAAGCTGGAACAGCTCACCGGCCTGGAAGCCCGTATCACCATCCTGGGACACCTGCAGCGCGGCGGCATTCCATCCGCTGCGGACCGCCTGCTGGCAACCCGTTTGGGAACCGCGTGCGCGGATTTTATCAGCAAAGGAACTTACGGGGTGATGGTCGCCGCCAGGGGCGATGGCATCAAGGCGGTGAAGCTGGAGGAAGTGGCGGGCAAGGTAAAAACCGTCCCCCCGGATCACCCCTGGGTGGAAAGCGCGCGCCGTGTCGGCACCAACATGGGCGACTGA
- a CDS encoding cytochrome c3 family protein has protein sequence MSLRFIFTSLLFLLACFAGAASAESFEKALMPGEVIQGHAKYELECNKCHKRFDKSAQLHLCNDCHKEIAADINRKSGMHGRLENPNCSDCHTEHKGRNAKIASVDKAKFDHGRTDFPLKGAHRDARVKCASCHLAKAKYRDAPKLCNDCHKKDDQEKGHKGKLGTKCESCHDDKSWKEAKFDHEKTKFSLLGGKHAEVKCKECHADKGFQQTPLTCNGCHKKDDQEKGHKGRYGSKCESCHNDKGWKELIFNHDLDTRYALKGKHRQTKCNACHLPEKGALYQQQKLPTKCVACHKKDDQEKGHHGGLGEKCDTCHNENGWKKSSFDHDNTHFVLRDKHRDAKCESCHKGGVSGPNAKLKVDKECVACHRKEDDDKGHKGRYGTKCETCHTAKDWKSSTFKHDRETKYALKGKHAETKCDACHTPEKGPIYKTKLASQCVSCHRKDDKHKEQLGTKCENCHNEKRWQDAPYDHNKSRFPLTGSHAKSECKKCHLTPAFHDAPTACNACHEKDDKHKRRFGTKCETCHYTGTWKSWDFDHGTTRFALDGGHAKVACDDCHKESASSQVKLGRACVICHLKDDVHDGGFSGQCERCHVTSSWRKVRR, from the coding sequence ATGTCGTTGCGGTTCATCTTTACTAGCCTGTTATTCCTGCTGGCCTGCTTCGCAGGCGCTGCGTCCGCCGAGTCCTTCGAAAAGGCCTTGATGCCGGGCGAGGTGATCCAGGGGCATGCCAAGTACGAACTGGAGTGCAACAAGTGCCACAAGCGTTTCGATAAAAGCGCCCAGCTCCATCTGTGCAACGATTGCCACAAGGAAATCGCCGCCGACATCAACCGCAAGTCCGGCATGCACGGTCGTCTTGAAAATCCGAATTGCAGCGACTGCCACACCGAACACAAGGGCCGCAACGCGAAGATCGCCTCCGTCGATAAAGCCAAGTTCGATCACGGCCGTACCGATTTTCCTCTCAAGGGCGCGCACCGGGATGCGCGCGTCAAGTGCGCCAGCTGCCACCTCGCCAAGGCGAAGTACCGCGATGCCCCCAAGCTGTGCAACGACTGCCACAAGAAGGACGACCAGGAAAAGGGTCACAAGGGCAAGCTCGGCACGAAGTGCGAGTCCTGCCACGATGACAAGAGCTGGAAAGAGGCAAAATTCGATCACGAGAAGACCAAGTTCTCACTGCTCGGCGGGAAACACGCCGAGGTCAAGTGCAAGGAGTGCCATGCCGACAAGGGTTTCCAGCAGACGCCGCTGACCTGTAACGGCTGTCACAAGAAGGACGACCAGGAGAAGGGGCACAAGGGACGTTATGGATCGAAATGCGAGTCTTGTCACAACGACAAAGGCTGGAAGGAACTCATTTTCAACCATGACCTCGACACCCGCTACGCCTTGAAGGGCAAACACCGGCAGACCAAATGCAACGCCTGCCACTTGCCCGAGAAAGGCGCGCTTTACCAGCAGCAGAAGCTGCCCACCAAGTGCGTTGCCTGCCATAAGAAGGACGATCAGGAGAAAGGGCACCATGGTGGTCTGGGTGAAAAGTGCGACACCTGCCACAACGAGAACGGCTGGAAGAAATCTAGCTTCGATCATGACAACACGCATTTCGTGCTGCGCGACAAGCACCGCGACGCCAAGTGCGAGTCCTGCCACAAGGGGGGCGTTTCCGGTCCGAACGCAAAACTGAAGGTGGACAAGGAGTGCGTTGCCTGCCATCGCAAGGAGGACGACGACAAAGGCCACAAAGGCCGCTACGGCACCAAGTGCGAGACGTGCCATACGGCGAAGGACTGGAAAAGCAGCACATTCAAGCACGATCGCGAGACCAAATACGCCCTGAAGGGTAAACACGCCGAGACCAAGTGCGACGCTTGCCACACGCCCGAGAAAGGGCCGATCTACAAGACCAAGCTGGCAAGCCAGTGCGTTAGCTGCCACCGCAAGGACGACAAGCACAAGGAGCAGCTGGGCACCAAGTGCGAAAACTGCCACAACGAGAAGCGCTGGCAGGACGCGCCGTACGACCACAACAAGTCGCGCTTTCCGCTGACCGGCAGCCACGCCAAGTCGGAGTGCAAAAAATGTCATCTGACCCCGGCATTCCACGATGCCCCGACTGCGTGCAACGCTTGCCACGAGAAAGACGACAAGCACAAACGCCGCTTCGGCACCAAGTGCGAGACCTGCCATTACACCGGCACCTGGAAGTCCTGGGACTTCGATCACGGAACCACGCGCTTTGCACTGGATGGGGGGCACGCAAAAGTGGCCTGCGACGATTGTCACAAGGAGTCAGCGAGCAGTCAGGTCAAGCTGGGCAGGGCCTGCGTCATTTGCCACCTGAAGGACGATGTACACGATGGCGGCTTCAGTGGGCAATGCGAGCGTTGCCACGTGACGAGCAGCTGGAGAAAAGTACGGAGGTAG
- a CDS encoding cytochrome c3 family protein, translated as MTINRLVRQLTLAVFYLLAIFITGQASAATPATSGLSFNHNATGFILDGAHAKESCESCHTQGQFRGTPRDCATCHRPGGRSPGKTATHVPTTASCDSCHGNASWTPSSFRHQTNQGVMQGGCNSCHNGATATGKPAAHVTTHSSCDSCHKSSSWLPAGYTHALVVPGTCSSCHNGTRATGKTTTHIPTTASCDACHAAGVSFAPISVGVSGMHSNMTGPAAAGNCSTCHSGSFLTQNAQSKPSTHIPTTAQCDTCHNSTTSWATAARPDHATIAPSVVNRCSDCHNGVSALGKPSNHIPTTKQCDSCHTNFAVFKPAQMNHIGTVGQCASCHSGSYNFANAQSKPNVHIPTTAQCDSCHVSGFINWSPATMNHAGMEGKCSTCHSGVFVSQNAHSKPATHISTTAQCDTCHSSTASWATAVFNHTASTPAVAGRCSSCHNNAAALGKPASHIPTNAQCDTCHSNFSSFRPAQMNHSGMTGQCSTCHNGSYLFANALSRPINHIPTIAQCDTCHVSGFVNWTPATMNHSGLTGLCSSCHSGAYLAQNAQVKPATHVSTSGQCDTCHNSTVSWATAVYAHDASANGQCSTCHNGTTALGKPSNHIITSAQCDTCHTNFSAFRPARMSHAGTAGQCASCHSGSFVYANALSKPVNHIPTISQCDTCHTGGFVSWFPSVMNHTGLQGSCSNCHSGAFVAQNAQAKTPTHISTTAQCDTCHNSTVSWATGTFNHAAASPAVTGRCSTCHNGSSALGKPTNHIPTTAQCDTCHTNTTAFAPAVMSHGSTTGPAASGNCASCHSGAYIAANALAKTPTHLTTTAQCDTCHHSTSTWAGATYTHAASATGSCSTCHNGVTVIGKPATHIPTSAQCDSCHTNFSAFRPARMNHAGLTGQCSTCHSGSYVAVNALSKPATHIPTGAQCDTCHVNGFVAFAPGVMSHAGTNSPVAAGNCSTCHSGAYLAQNAQMKTPTHVSTTAQCDTCHSSTVSWATATFNHAAATPPVSGRCSSCHNGTSALGKPTNHLPTAAQCDTCHNGFVAFAPGLMNHGGTSGPVAAGNCATCHGGAYVAINAQIKPATHIPTTQSCDACHATVAWLPTSYSHQGVVAGSCATCHNGTTALGKTAAHLPTTASCDVCHTNYNAFAPASMNHAGTRGPLAAGSCSTCHTGAYLALNAQVKPATHVTTTAQCDTCHRSTTSWATATYTHDAAAIGQCSTCHNGTTALGKPTTHVPTTAQCSTCHTNYNAFRPAMMSHAGTTGPVAVANCSTCHNGSYTAVNALAKPATHIPTTSQCDTCHTRGYTAWSPSVMSHAGLAGQCSTCHSGAYIAQNAQAKTPTHIPTTAQCDTCHNSTITWTTGTYNHNTASPPATGRCSTCHNGTNALGKPSSHIPTSAQCDTCHRNYTAFAPAIMSHSGTMGPVATGNCASCHNGAYVAVNAQAKTVTHIPTTQSCDTCHTTTAWTPTSFSHAGVVAGSCATCHNNINASGKSTPHIPTAQSCDSCHRTGLSWLPLITPYSHAGVAATGCSNCHISSYPNIDVKPANHLPTTAGCESCHHSFSSWLPATFNHSGVVAGTCQTCHGGAYTNVTIKPANHIPTLTPAGMPGNECSLCHSSTTSFAVERMNHGSMQTSCAICHDRSATYLGSMTKITRSSSHASGASSTTDCSSSGCHKPLGRKGTPYTRWD; from the coding sequence ATGACCATTAACCGTTTGGTGCGCCAGTTGACCCTGGCGGTCTTTTATTTGCTTGCCATATTCATCACCGGTCAGGCGTCAGCCGCGACCCCGGCAACCAGCGGATTATCGTTCAATCACAATGCCACGGGCTTCATTCTGGATGGCGCTCACGCCAAGGAAAGCTGCGAATCCTGCCACACCCAGGGCCAGTTCCGCGGCACGCCGCGCGATTGCGCAACCTGTCACCGTCCCGGCGGGCGGTCGCCGGGAAAGACGGCGACACACGTGCCTACCACAGCGTCATGCGACTCTTGTCACGGGAATGCCAGCTGGACGCCGAGCAGTTTCCGCCACCAGACAAACCAGGGGGTCATGCAGGGCGGATGTAATAGCTGCCATAACGGCGCTACTGCCACAGGTAAGCCAGCAGCACACGTGACGACGCATTCCTCTTGCGATTCATGTCATAAATCCTCGTCTTGGCTGCCTGCCGGATATACGCACGCCCTGGTCGTCCCGGGCACTTGCTCCTCTTGTCATAACGGGACACGCGCCACCGGCAAGACGACCACCCACATTCCCACCACGGCATCCTGCGATGCCTGCCATGCCGCAGGCGTGTCTTTTGCGCCGATCTCCGTCGGCGTGAGCGGGATGCACTCCAACATGACAGGGCCTGCTGCGGCAGGGAACTGCTCCACCTGTCACAGCGGCTCTTTCCTGACGCAGAACGCGCAGTCAAAGCCGTCGACCCACATCCCTACCACAGCCCAGTGCGATACCTGCCACAATTCGACGACCTCCTGGGCAACAGCAGCCAGGCCAGACCACGCAACGATCGCGCCGTCTGTCGTAAACCGCTGTTCGGACTGCCACAACGGCGTCAGCGCGCTGGGCAAGCCATCGAACCACATACCGACCACGAAACAGTGCGACAGCTGCCACACGAATTTCGCCGTTTTCAAGCCGGCGCAAATGAACCATATCGGCACAGTCGGCCAGTGTGCCAGCTGCCATAGCGGTTCCTATAATTTCGCCAACGCGCAATCCAAACCCAACGTGCACATCCCGACTACGGCGCAGTGCGATTCCTGCCACGTCAGCGGTTTCATCAACTGGAGCCCCGCCACCATGAACCATGCGGGCATGGAGGGGAAGTGCTCGACCTGCCACAGCGGCGTGTTCGTTTCGCAGAATGCCCACTCCAAGCCGGCAACCCACATCAGCACGACTGCCCAGTGCGACACCTGCCATAGCTCGACGGCATCCTGGGCAACTGCCGTTTTCAATCACACCGCATCCACGCCCGCGGTGGCCGGCCGCTGTTCAAGTTGCCATAACAATGCCGCAGCTCTTGGGAAACCTGCTTCACACATCCCCACGAATGCGCAGTGCGACACCTGCCATTCCAATTTCAGCTCCTTCAGGCCGGCACAGATGAACCACAGCGGCATGACTGGCCAATGCTCGACCTGCCACAATGGTTCATATCTCTTCGCCAATGCCCTGTCGCGCCCGATCAACCACATTCCCACCATCGCCCAGTGCGATACCTGTCACGTCAGCGGTTTCGTCAACTGGACTCCCGCTACCATGAACCACAGCGGGCTGACCGGCCTGTGCTCTTCCTGCCACAGCGGCGCCTATCTTGCCCAGAACGCACAAGTCAAGCCGGCGACGCACGTCAGTACCAGCGGGCAATGCGATACCTGCCACAATTCCACGGTTTCATGGGCAACGGCCGTTTACGCGCACGATGCCAGCGCCAACGGCCAGTGTTCCACCTGCCACAACGGCACGACCGCGCTCGGCAAGCCGAGCAACCACATCATCACCAGCGCCCAATGCGACACCTGCCACACCAACTTCTCGGCTTTCAGGCCGGCGCGGATGAGTCATGCAGGAACGGCCGGGCAATGTGCTTCCTGCCACAGCGGCAGTTTCGTTTACGCCAATGCGCTGTCCAAGCCAGTCAACCATATCCCGACCATTTCCCAGTGCGATACCTGCCACACCGGGGGCTTCGTATCCTGGTTCCCTTCGGTGATGAATCACACCGGCCTGCAGGGTTCGTGCTCCAACTGCCATAGCGGTGCCTTCGTTGCCCAGAATGCACAGGCCAAGACCCCGACCCATATTTCAACCACGGCACAATGCGATACCTGCCACAATTCGACAGTCAGCTGGGCGACCGGCACATTCAATCATGCCGCTGCCTCGCCCGCAGTAACGGGTCGTTGCTCGACCTGCCACAACGGCTCGTCTGCCCTGGGTAAGCCGACCAATCACATTCCGACCACGGCCCAATGCGACACATGCCACACCAACACCACCGCTTTCGCGCCGGCGGTCATGAGCCACGGCAGCACCACCGGGCCGGCCGCAAGCGGCAACTGTGCGAGTTGCCATAGCGGAGCCTACATCGCGGCAAACGCCCTGGCCAAAACCCCGACCCACCTGACGACCACGGCGCAATGCGACACCTGCCACCATTCGACGTCCACCTGGGCTGGCGCTACTTACACCCATGCCGCTTCTGCCACCGGCAGCTGCTCGACCTGCCACAACGGCGTAACGGTGATCGGCAAGCCGGCAACGCATATTCCCACCAGCGCGCAGTGCGATTCCTGTCACACCAACTTCTCCGCTTTCAGGCCGGCGCGGATGAACCACGCCGGGCTGACGGGCCAGTGTTCGACCTGCCACAGCGGGAGCTACGTGGCCGTCAATGCGCTGAGCAAGCCCGCCACGCACATCCCGACAGGCGCGCAGTGCGATACCTGTCACGTGAACGGTTTCGTCGCTTTCGCGCCCGGCGTCATGAGCCATGCCGGCACCAATTCCCCGGTCGCGGCGGGCAACTGCTCCACCTGCCACAGCGGCGCCTACCTGGCACAAAACGCCCAGATGAAGACGCCGACCCACGTATCGACCACCGCCCAGTGCGACACCTGCCACAGCTCGACGGTCTCCTGGGCGACAGCTACCTTCAACCATGCCGCCGCGACTCCGCCGGTCTCCGGGCGCTGCTCCAGTTGTCACAACGGCACCAGTGCTCTCGGCAAGCCGACCAACCACCTTCCTACAGCTGCCCAGTGCGACACCTGCCACAACGGTTTCGTCGCTTTTGCGCCGGGGCTGATGAACCATGGCGGCACCAGCGGCCCAGTCGCTGCCGGCAACTGTGCCACCTGCCACGGTGGTGCCTATGTCGCCATCAACGCGCAAATCAAGCCGGCAACGCATATCCCGACCACGCAATCGTGCGATGCCTGCCATGCGACCGTGGCCTGGCTACCCACCAGCTATTCGCACCAAGGCGTCGTAGCCGGAAGTTGCGCGACATGCCACAACGGCACGACAGCCCTCGGCAAGACGGCGGCCCATCTGCCGACCACCGCCTCGTGCGATGTTTGTCACACCAACTACAACGCCTTCGCTCCGGCCAGCATGAACCATGCTGGAACGCGGGGCCCGCTGGCGGCCGGCAGCTGCTCGACCTGCCACACGGGGGCTTACCTGGCGCTGAATGCCCAGGTCAAGCCGGCCACCCACGTCACCACCACTGCGCAGTGCGATACCTGCCACCGCTCGACGACGAGCTGGGCCACCGCCACCTACACTCATGATGCGGCTGCGATCGGCCAGTGTTCGACTTGTCACAACGGAACCACCGCGCTGGGCAAGCCGACCACCCATGTTCCGACCACCGCGCAATGTTCCACCTGCCACACCAACTACAACGCCTTCCGGCCTGCCATGATGAGCCATGCCGGGACAACCGGGCCGGTCGCCGTCGCGAACTGCTCGACTTGCCACAACGGCAGCTATACCGCGGTCAACGCCCTGGCCAAGCCGGCAACGCATATCCCGACGACCTCGCAGTGCGACACCTGCCATACGCGCGGCTACACCGCCTGGTCGCCGTCGGTGATGAGCCATGCCGGGCTGGCCGGCCAGTGTTCCACCTGCCACAGCGGCGCCTACATCGCACAGAATGCGCAGGCCAAAACACCCACCCATATCCCGACCACCGCGCAGTGCGATACCTGCCATAACTCGACCATTACCTGGACGACCGGCACCTACAATCACAACACGGCGAGCCCACCAGCCACCGGCCGTTGCTCGACCTGTCATAACGGCACCAACGCCTTGGGCAAGCCTTCCTCCCATATTCCCACTTCGGCGCAATGCGATACTTGCCACCGGAACTACACGGCTTTTGCCCCGGCGATCATGAGCCACAGCGGCACAATGGGCCCGGTCGCAACGGGCAACTGCGCAAGCTGCCATAACGGCGCCTACGTTGCCGTCAATGCCCAGGCCAAGACCGTAACGCATATCCCGACGACCCAGTCCTGCGATACTTGCCATACGACAACCGCCTGGACGCCCACCAGCTTTTCCCATGCAGGGGTAGTGGCCGGCTCTTGCGCCACTTGTCACAACAACATCAATGCCAGCGGCAAGTCGACCCCGCATATCCCGACCGCCCAGTCCTGCGATTCCTGCCATCGCACCGGGCTTTCCTGGCTGCCGCTGATCACACCGTATTCGCATGCGGGCGTCGCTGCCACCGGTTGCAGCAACTGCCATATCAGTTCTTATCCGAACATCGACGTGAAGCCCGCCAACCACTTGCCGACTACCGCTGGGTGCGAATCCTGCCATCACAGTTTTTCCTCCTGGCTGCCGGCGACTTTCAACCATAGCGGAGTCGTGGCTGGAACCTGCCAGACCTGTCATGGCGGCGCGTACACCAACGTCACGATCAAGCCGGCGAACCACATTCCGACGCTCACCCCGGCCGGGATGCCCGGTAACGAATGTTCCCTGTGTCACAGCAGCACGACGTCCTTTGCCGTGGAGCGCATGAACCACGGCAGCATGCAGACCTCTTGTGCGATCTGCCATGACAGATCAGCAACCTATCTGGGGAGCATGACGAAAATCACCCGCAGCAGCAGCCATGCCAGTGGAGCCAGCAGTACGACAGATTGCTCATCGAGCGGTTGCCACAAGCCGCTTGGCCGCAAGGGAACTCCTTACACCAGATGGGATTGA